The genome window GGGCGCTCGGCTGCACGTGCGGCGGCTTCGTACCGCTCCGTGAGAGCTAGTGTGAGCGACTTCGCCACTGGGTCGCAGGTGACCGACTAACCATCCAGTTCATCCTGCAATTTGCCGGTGATCACACTCCGCTCGAGTTCCTTTGCCAGCACAaccttctcggcctgccCGATCGACGCAAACTCCTTCTCGACATCGAGCAATTCGCGGGCATTGCGCATTGTCgagctggcgtcagtggGGAATCTAGTCAACTTACATCAGGCTGTCGATGTCGGCTATGTCGCCCCGGATAGGAGCGTACGCGTACTCTTCACTGTCGCTGTCCATTGTTGCTTGTTCACTTGTGCACTTGTGATGGAAATGTCAAGTACGGATGTGAAGTCAGTCGCGATTGTGGGTTCGCAAACAAACACGGTTAGGTCCCACGTGGTCGCACGCCTACTCGGTCGGACATATTCGGAAAAGGGAGGTTGGCGTGCTTGAGTTTAGGTTTCTGATAGACCTGCGGCACACGTGGTTTTTGGGCGCCTATGTACTGCCCCACAATAATGCAGCAAAGCGCTCCTTAATGCCTGCTAATCTCCCGCACGCCGATACCTGTCACCACCGTACAGAATCCTATCACTTGGCTCGGCTTCGCCGCCGCTACCCCCCTTCCGTCGTCAGAGCTAGCTCCACTCTTCATAGCGCCGAGTCATCTTCACACTCTTGGGCCACCAAGTTCTTGGCTTCATCCACTCCACGTCTTTCCAAAAACTTAAGACTCATCCTCTCAAGTCATCTCGAGGTGTCCCCGGCAACGTGTGACCCGAAACCCCAGGTCCACCCATTTCATCCGCCACGCGCCCCGCCACTTTACCCATTACCCACTGCCTCACACCCACCATACTATGGCCGCCGCTCCCCCACGACGCTATAAGCCTACACGCGTTCCCGACGGTCGCCGCATTCCCATCGACGACGGATCATCGCAGGACGCCAGCGAAGAAGGTATGCACTGTCCCAATGTTGCGATCTTGAGCTGATAGGATACCACTCGGCGCTGTTTGCGATTCGTCCTCACCTTACGACGCCACGCAACTCTATCTCGCCGTCACATCCGGAACCGTTCTTACGATCTCTTTAATTACCAGACAACGACGTGTCTGACGTCGGCAGCCTCATCTCATTCACTGCGCCCAGCCTTACTCCCTCCGCTTCGAGCTCGCCACGCCTAGGCCTGCCGCGTCAGGCCCCGACCCTCCCTCTGAACGCTATCCTCCGTCGTACAGGCGATAAGCGCCAACAGCTGAGCGAGAGCGAAGGTGTTGAGTCCCCTACGTGAGTGGATCCTCATCGCGGCTGCTGCGCGGCATGACAATCGACTGGGATTTGTTGCCATGCAGTTGGAATCATTGGGGCCGAAGCGGCCATCTATGGTCTCGCCCGAGAGCGGTCACTGTGCATGGTCGGCGCCTCCGCCTTGAAATGAAGCGGCCCGCAGTCTAAGCTGACGCGTAGGTACGACGGCGACATTGAATCCTCGTCCACCATCGGGACGCCCATTACGTCCAGCTACCCCCACGACACTTTCCGCCGCCCTgcctcgcccacgccggGGTCCACTACCACATCGGCCAACCACATCGGGAGAGCAcccacgccgcgcgcaATGGACAACCATGCGCACGAAAAGGACGGCCGGTGCCACTGCAACCGTGCGCCCAAGGACGTCCCCGTTGCCGAGAGCACCGCCCTCAAGAACCCGTACAAGCACCGTGTCACCCCCGGCATGAACGCCGGCCCACCGCGCATGTACGAGCTCCCCagcgagctggaggagcaAGACATCCGCGCGTTCGTGCAGCGGGCCATCGACGGGcgtggggaggaggacggcgtcgagcgctGGTGGCGGACAtcaccgccgcccacgGACCGCCCTGTCCGCATTTACGCTGACGGCGTGTACGACCTGTTCCACTTTGGCCATGCGATGCAGCTGCGCCAGGCCAAGCTTTCGTTCCCAAGTGTCCACCTGCTCGCTGGTGTGTGCTCCGACGCACTCTGCGCCGAGAACAAGAGTCCGCCTGCGATGACGCACGCGGAGCGCGTTGCGGGTGTCCGCCAGTGCCGCTggatcgacgaggtcgtcccTGACGCGCCGTGGGCGCCAGACCAGGCTTGGATCGACAAGCACCGCATCGATTACATTGCGCACGACGAGATTGTGTACCCGTCCAAGGACCATGACGATGTGTACGCCTTCATCAAGGGACAGGGTGAGCTTGTTCGCAGGCGCGAAGAGGTGGCCGAGAGGTTGTATGACGTGACCCAAATGCGGAAATGGTGTTCGCGATGCGTGCGAAGCTGATGGAACCGGAGTATTGTCTGGCTCCATCACGTCCAGCTTCTCTGGACAGCTTCTGGATCGACGGGGAAGTGTGGCGCTGTCCCCGAAGCACCGCGATCAATAACCTCTGCTCTCCCAACACTCTCAGAACCATGCTAACAACAGGCAAGTTCCTTCCCACTCGCCGCACGCCGGCCATCTCGACTTCGGATCTCCTGGAGCGCATTGTCCGCGGGTACCGCGAGAGCTTCTTCGACACTAAGCTTGAGAAGAACGGGCAGATCGACCTTCTGGCCTGTGACGTCGAGTGGGACAGCGACTTCAGCTCGAACCGtcggcagcagcggcggctGCGTGCGGGCCTCGAAAGCGCCGACATCAGCCAGAGCAAtagcgccgcgccgagcgcgcccaACTCGGGGCCGGGAACGCCAGTCAAGGCATTAACGTCTCTGTCGGTCGTCGAAAACGCCTAGTGGCGAGCAGGAGAGTACATGGCAAGGTGACGGAGATCTTTAATACCCGTGCAAGCGGCGCTGTGTAGAGGATACCTATGATTAGTGCCCTGATGCTGACTGTGGCCTCCCGGTCTACTGACCCTGGTGCGTATCCCGAACTTGGTCAGAGCGGGTCGCCGGCGCGGAAGACTactcggccgcgccgcgtcttcctcttctcaGTGGCTGCTTGGTCTTTGTGCCGCCTCTGTCCTCGCAACTCTATATTGCTAGCCAGCAGCCTTCAGTCCAGCTCACTGCCAACATGCCCGATATTACAGCTaccgactcggactcggactcggacgaaTCGCACTGCGGTGAATGCGGCGAGTGTATCTGGACCGACGGACACGAGTGCGGGGTAGTCTGCGAGTCTCCCACGAGCTATctggatgaggatgagggtgagggcggggatgagggcggGGCCGGTagtgagggcgagggcgaggatgaggatgaggctGGGGATGAGGCTGGGGATGATGGGGGGAGCGACCAACGTGATGGGAAAGCCGAGGACGGGGGtgaagagggcgagaaccaggagggggaggatgCGACGTGAACAGTCAAGGACACGCTGCCATGATGCGACTCGTTCACATTGGTGCCATGACTAAACGGCCACATAACTGGGAGGCGTCGTCATTTCATGCTTATCCTCAATGAACGACGAATACACCCCCGCCACGGACGAGTCTAGTGAGCTGATTGCACACCacttcctctccctccctccctctccctccctctccctccctctccctccctctccctccctccccctccctctctcccaccacccccacccactGACCGAGACTCCTCTGGCTCGCTCTCAGTCGAGCGCTGTCCGGCTTGTAACGACCTCCTCTGGGCTGATGCCGTGCACTGGTGTTCAGCGCGTCCGGTGCACCACCACGACTGGGAGAATGATCCGCGCCATGACCTCGACCAGTTTGGTATTCGGCCAGAGGGCGGGCAGTGGGGTAAGCGTGGTCCGCCACCTGGTGGGCCTGATGCGCCGGATACGCGCGGGCctgagagtgagagtgagagtgagagtgaggatgagaagaagaagaagcagggtgagggcaaggacaagggcaaCAAGGAGGACAGCGAGCAAGATGGAGAGCAGGTCAAGTCTCAGCCTGAGCCTGAgcacgaggccgacgatTTCGAGATCGAGATCTGAGTGCAATGTTCTACCCTAACCTTGCATGCTACAATATGACTCCTATGCTACGCCCCGTTTGCCTCCATTGCCGCGAGGCCTgcttcggcctcgagcacctGCTTCTCCGTCTCCAAGGTGTCGACTGCCCCGAGAGCTGCAAGCCGCCGGTCATTAAGATCGGCGTAGCGGGCTTGCAGGTCGCGttcgcggcgctcgagcgcgtcgactTCAATGCGCAGCTTCTCGATACGGCCCGGAgccgccgccttctccatcCCAAGCAGCATGGAGAAcgtgtcgaggtcgcgcttggcggAATGGATGTCGTCGATCCCACTGGCGATCGCCGAACGGTGTTTCGCGTTGAGCGCGCCGTATCCGCCAAACTGCTTGCCGAGCctcttctcggccttggcggcacGGGTTCCCTCCGTCACCATGCGTTCGCGGCTGGCAGCGATCACCTTCGCGTACTCGGCCGGCGTGAGAGACGACCGCTCGACCCAACCCGAGCCGGGGAGGAACGCCATTCCCTTGCTCGACTCGGCCCACGAGGCCTCAAAGGCcgcgccatcctcctccgctgCAGACCCGATCACGACGGCCGTCTGCACTTCACTCGCACCGGGAAGGCCGAGAGCGCTCGCAACCTCGGCGTGGATCGCCAACTTGGCAGCCGTCAcgaactcgtcctcgggcaTGTCGTAGTTGCTCGCGACATTGCCCGGCGTGCGCGTACCGGGGAGCGGGTGCGCAATCGCGTCGTGCGCCATTAACGcggccatctcctcgttAATGAGACGGAGGGCCGCCGCGACACTCGCTTCGGCGTCGGCAGCCTCTGCGTTGAGCTGGCGCAGTACCGCGCGTGCGTCGACATTGGCGGGGCGCGGGAGCCCCTTCTTGACAACCTGCGAGCGACGCTGCAGCTCCAagcgctcctcctcctccctcgcTTCCTTGAGGCGCGCGTCACGATCCGCTGCGTCCTCTTCGGTCATGggcacgtcgtcctcctctggctcctcgtcctcggggtCCTCGAGTTCGAAGTTGTTCTCGGGGCGCGGGAGCGACGCAAAGCCCGCTTGCAGCGCAcgcttggcgtccttgagTCGCCGCCGTTCGTCCGCGGGGGTCTCGCCCCATTCTCCGCGGTTGTTGATCGTCAGGTTGTCACGGTACGGCGTGGAGCCTGGTCCACGCGGTGTGCTCATTACTCCACCGACcgtgcgcggcgtcgcgaGTGGGTTGACCGTGACGGCGCCCGAatggcgcggcgtcgccgactCGTTGCCGGTCCCGACATCATGCGAGATCATGGGTGTGTTCTCCCCGCCAAGCAGGGGCGTCTGCACGTTCGTCATCTGGCGCAGGTTGCGCGCCTCCTGCATGATGTTGTCATGCTCGACATCGACTCGAGGTGTACGCGCCATCCGCGCCTGGCTCAGGTTCTCGTAttcgccgacgagctggtccGTCGCTCCACCGTCGCCCGACACGAGTccgcgcgcggcctcgcccgcctgcCCGATCTTGacaatctcctcgagctcgcgctcaccgACTTGAGGCATGGGAAGGTTGAGCTGGCGACGGCGGACGAtctgctcctgctccttgagcttcttgatctgggcctcgcgcgccttgacGAATTCCGTGGCCGTCTGCTTCTCCCCCTTCTGACGCTTGttcttgccctcctcctcctcgagctcctgctTGCGTTTGCCCTCAagcgagcgcagcgacgACCCGAGCACCGGCTCGTACTTTTTcgcgcgctcctctcccGTGTCATAGAACCCGGGCGCCGGCTGCTTCTCAAAGGGGATGTCGGCGTTGTAGTCCAttcccttcttcttcttgttctCTCTCAGGTTGATGCCGgccgccttgagctcgcgTTTCTTCTGGAGGaacgcgacgcgacgcgcctcctcgagttGCCTCTCGCGAGCCTTGCGCTTCGCCTTCTTGCCTTGCGTGTTGGcgagacgcgcgcgcgcctcggacagcatctccttctcgtcgtcatccatGTCGACAGGGTCGGGGCGCGCCGGGCGCGATTCAGGCTGCGTGTCGATCTCACCAGTTCGCAACCCAAACGCGGGCTTGgacgcctcgtcgtcgccatcgcccatTCCCAGCTCCTCGTTCTCCGCCTTCTCCGCGTCGTCCAGCAGCTTCTGGTACCGCTCGAGACATTGCGTAGCCGTCCGCCCAACCAATGGCGCAATCGTTCGCCATTGTGTCGGCATCAGCTTGGCGAGATGTAGCAGCTTCTCATCTTCGGTCTGGTATCAGTAATGAACAAGCCATCACAACCCACTTTTGACCACTCGACCTTCTTGATGGACGGGTCGAGCCATTCGTACCAGCGAGCCTTGCACTGCTTGGCTGACTTGCGGACCAAGAGCGACGAGATACGCGCCCACTGGTTCTTGCCGTACTTTGCGATGGCCGCCTTGAggatctcgtcctcggtgtTGCGCCACACACCACCCTTGATGATGATGCGGACCTGGAGTTAGCAGATGACCAGGATTTGCAAGCTTACCATCGTGGATCAAGCCAGTCGCAGGTAGGGGTTAGAAGCGTTTGGAGGCGAGAGCTTAAATGGGAAGGCAAGGAGCCGCTGTTGTTGATAAGAGACTAGTCGATTGAATGCTCACCAAGCAACTCGAGTGGATTGACGTTAGGTGGCAACTTCGACGATCACCCGGCAAATCGGCATTATGACACTGTGGCAAGTTACGGATGGAGGTTCCATCCGCGCACGGACCAGAGATTTGTTCGTGCATCTGTGATCTGGATCTGATAGCGCCATGGCGTGAGCTTGTGATGGCACTTGCCTCATATCGAAATGTCAACCCATCACTCTCCCATTTTTGCGAAGCCTTAGCGACAACCATTCAATGAGCCTTGAGCCAATACTGATGCTCAAAGTTGACATGATAGCCATGTACCGGTGACGGAGGAGTGTCGTCATGCTGACCCGGGTATTGCTGCCGGCCTAGGCAGTCTATCTTTGACTACATCTCACATCGTTTGCATCTTGACCATCCTATCCTAACATTTTGACAGACCATGACTAGCAAGTCACTCCTCTCTGACCGCGGACGGACCTACGACTCAACCGCGCCACAGGCTCCGTCGTACGCGGCCATCGCGGCCTCCACTGCTACCTCCACTTCAACCCCGGCCAACCGCGACGACAGTGGGGGAAGCGGAAGTGTCCTGCCCACCCACACCGGGGCTAAGGGGAGTTGGCTTTCTACTCAGTTGGCGGGAAACATTGACCCCAACAAGTGCGACTGGATCAGTGTGTACGGCTGCCTGCTGACCGGGTTTACGTCAGCCGTCTCCTTCACTGTGAGTCGGCAATCAGAGGTGCGCTAACGACAGGCATGCTATGTCTGGTACGTTAAAGCGCTGCGGCGTTTGCGATGCTGATATCGATCTCCAATCTCGCGGTAATGTCATGGGCCATCAACTCGTTCGACACATTGCGCCCATCCCTGCCATCATTCGCCTCCCTGACCGATGCCAACCCCGCCCTACTCGCATGCGCGATTCGTCGTACCCCCTGGCTCGTCCGGACTCTTTGTTCACGATGGATATTGGCGATAACCTTTCAGGCCAGGGTTCCAAACTGGAAATCTCGCCCAACTCGCCAttgcggcggcgcgcacgtTCGACCCGCCGGCAACGCGCACACATGGCTTCCAGAAGAGTGATCAGCAGGCGCTCACGGCCCTGGTGATGTTCTGGTTGGGTACGAGCTTGGGCCGCATTGGCGCCAAGGTTGGCAACACCCGGCGTGCGTGGCTGTTGTCCACCTCTATCCTGCAGGTATTTAtggccgccatcgccgccctcctctcccaaTTCTCGGGCGAGAGCGCGTACGCACAGTGAGTACGGTCAtcaaggacgtcgagaATTTTTTTAGGTCCAAGCGCATTCAAGTGTCGAACGTTGGCTTTGAATAGATCCTAGATCTTTCAAGTGTCGAACGTTGGGGCTTTGAATAGATCCTAGATCTCGTCGAGTGTGTTAAGTTGAGCGCTCAGCCTCAGTTTTACGCCGCGGCACGCTGACCCTGCGCTGAAGATTGTAGGGAGTTGCTGACCCAAGCGACCGCGCGCACCCCTCGTGGGCGACGCCGATGGGCATGGGTGCGCTCGCGTTTCTTTCCGCTAGCTTGGGCCTGCAGGGCATCGTGGGCAAGCGCATCGGAAGCGCGATGAACACGACGGTCGTCCTCACGACAACGTGGGTCGAGATCTTCAACGACCCGCACCTGTTTGCGTGGCGCCTGGTCCCAAGCCGCGACCTGCGTATCTCTGGCGTTTGTGGAGTCCTCTTCGGCGCGTTTagcgcgcgcgccctcctcggcgtcatcgGACAGGGTGGGACGATTGGCCTTCTCTGTCTGCTGCGCTTGGTGCAGGCGGTGTGGTGGATCTTCATCCCCTCGCCGGCGTAAGCTCACTGGTTCGATCCCCTCGTCTGCAAACTTGTGGCTTCGTCGGTGTGCCGTGCCCAAATGAAATGCCATTCAGTGTGGGGCATGCCGCCCAGCTAGGGAATGCGCCTGTAGTGGCGCTCTCCTTGGACGCCACGCAAGCTTacagcgaggaggtgccCTCCGTTATCGAGCGCTCTCTGGACCTATACAGTAGATCTAGATTAGTTCGATTGAATTTGTGCGCTCGTGCTTGACCCTTCCTTATGTGAGCAGAGTGCTCTTGTGTTGCCTGCCTGGAGTTGCGTTCCGGTCGAGTGCAACCAGGCCCAACTCCTGCTCTACAATAGCTGACATATGGGATAACGAAGCGTGCGAGAAGTCGACCCAGCGTTGCCATGTGGACTCAACAACATCCATTACATCTCGAAGGCTCGAGCCTGGCTCTAGCAAGTGCCAATGCGGAAGGTGATACTCAAAAGTTCGCACCATGTCGGTTGAGCCGACAGAATCAAGGTAGGTACCGGCGACATCCGAAGCATGCTacggcctcggcatcaTTGATCGGAACCGGCAGACCAGTATGCGATGTTTGAGATACAGTATATGGTACGTCATGTTTGAGATATGGAAATTCAAATACAAACCCCGACGTACCTGTTCCAACAGGACAGAAACCCGTGGTGGTCGAGAACAAGTGAAAACCTTATATTCAGTACAGACAAACTGAAGCTATCGATGCGTAGCAGGCAAACAAGCTCAGCGCTTGGTGGAGCCAGATTAGAGTTGGAGATGAGTCGAAGCCACAATTCCAATGACGCCGCGGCCATTGGTCGGCCTGCGCGGATAGAGCCAGCTACCAGGGGACATGCGGCCGGGGTATCTGTTCGAAGCTGTTTGAGACAATATGATGACGAGAAGATGGTGTTTAAGGTTTTTTGCAGATTTCTGGGCCAAGCCACCTCGTTTAGTGACGCGTTGACATGGGTTGTTGACGTTTGACATGGGTCCTCCCTTCAAACTCGGCCAGTTATGAGGAACGGTCAGGGATAGGCGTCTGTTCACGTGCATGTACCTTGCCGAGTGGCCGACGGCAAAGGGCGGCCGTTGGGGGGTGCGCCAATCTCTTCGAATCTCCCGCCATAGATGTCACCGCCACTTCCCGCTAGGTTGGTACCAAACCTCGACTGCATGAAGCCACTCGCACTCACGCGAGGAATAGGGCCCGGGCAGATCCCCCTGATATTGGCAAACTAGCTTGTAGCTCGCAATTTCCCCGTCAAAACGAACTGCAATATCTGGGTTTAGTGTTTCTGGGTTGAGTGAGGCGGCAGTTTGGCCAATGAGTAACGGATCACCTCATTTTCCTGGATGTTGGACCCAGTAGTCGGGTCGGAACGTCGATCACGGCGATCGCCAGAGTGGCGATCACGGGGCTGAAGGTTCCCGGCGGCAAGGCGGTAGGCAGTGACTTGACCCTCACTTGAGCTggtgagctgcgcaagTGAATGACAACCAAAAGCTGCCACGAAAGAGAATAAGCGCAGACTTGATCGCCGGTAGGCAACTGGTCATACAGTAGCGACACAACGCACAACGCCGCTCCATGAGATAGGATGTCGGGTGAAAGCGAGATGGTTTGTCATATGATAGTGATTCAAACGAAAGTGGCGGGGGAACGGTGCCAATCCAAGACGGACACATGTCCAGAGCCAGTCTTCAAGGCATAGCCCGCTTGCCCGCTTGCCCGTGATCACCGACGGGCATGACAGTGTACCTGCCCAAGACTCAGCCGTGTAGGTGGCCCGGGGCATGGGCATCGGGCTTGAGCACGCCGTGATGTCCAGATACACCGTCTCTGGGCACGCCCGATTCCCAGTAGACTCCCCTAGCGTAAAATGCCGAGAAGCAATGGCGTCGTAAGCCTACCCTGGAACCAGAGTCGTCGTCAGGTTCAGTCCAGTTCCATTGCTAAGTATTTATGGTTTGGAGGTCCCTGGTGGATATTGGTTCCTGGTTAGGTGGGGGAGAGAGTGACTACCATATTGCTCCGGAGCGCGTGGTACCGGGGGGCTTCCGTACTTGCAGAGAGCTGACAGCCAAATCTCAGTCCGGAACTCTGGTTGTATAGTGTCAGGTCAGGTCAACAATCGTGATAGTTTCCTGATAACGCTGCCAACAAGGTTTGGTATCAGTCCTTGGCACGTGTGGCGGGAATGAATGTGTGCGTCAGAGTGTGTTACATCAGGCCAGAAACCCGGCTTTGGGCGTCCCGGATTGAACCGCTCTACGTGCTCCTCGCTACAGTTCCTCCACTCCCTTGTTTGTGGCACCTCTCTCCTCAACCTGAGGATCAATCAAGAGCAGAGGGCGAGAGTTTGCTAGTTCAGCTCGCACCTGTGAACCcagtcctcctccgcctctcCCCCACCTACGATCCAGATCGACAGCGTCTTTGTTCGGCTAAGAGTGTACGACGCTGCTTGCCTTGCcggtctcggcgtcgggccGTTTCTCCGCTGGCCCTTTTCCAAGCCTCGTCGGGACTGCGCAGTGAGTTTAAGATCGGTGTTGTCCGTATGGTGGTCGGCAAAAGATCGACATGGAAAGAGGGAGAACGGCCCGGTGCGGTACCCGAATGCTAGAGTTGCAAAAGAGTGAAGAGTTGTGGCGATCATCTGAACCATTACCCATGCTACAGCGATGAGTCGCGTAAGCTTAAAGAGTTGGATCCCTTTACATTTCGCATTGCATCCTCGGTCACAACTATCCAAGCTTTTGCACACACCCATAGTGAGTCCTGTTTATGGTCAGGAAGAGACATGAGATGGTGTGAGCAAGAGGTTGTTTAGGTTTTTGTTGTGGTGGGTTGGTGTTTGGGTTGAATGGATTGAAACAGGGACGGATGTGGCCCTagggtggggtggggggttGATGGTCACTGTTACCAACCCCTTTGTCGCCATCACCGCTCTCACCCACAATGGCCTCCACTCTCTGTTGGCACTCTGATCGGGCAACAGCTTACATGTACAGCTCAATGTCATCTTGCCCCTCAACGTCCTAACCAGACACCCCACACGATTGTCTGCTTCTGGTTTGTGTAACCCAAAGTCTTTTGAGTGAAATATCCTTTTTGTTCTGGGGACCACGCGATTTCCACCTGCTCTTCAAAGACGATTGTTCCACGCGACGACcacgctgtcgtcgtcctccaccacgcccTCATCGACATCAGACGCGTCTTGAACATCAGTGGCACTGCCATCCTCCGCAGTGAGTTTTGATCAGAGATGAATGCATAGCGACTTGGTAGATGTCTAAAGATGT of Cutaneotrichosporon cavernicola HIS019 DNA, chromosome: 4 contains these proteins:
- the CEF1 gene encoding uncharacterized protein (pre-mRNA splicing factor component); this translates as MVRIIIKGGVWRNTEDEILKAAIAKYGKNQWARISSLLVRKSAKQCKARWYEWLDPSIKKVEWSKTEDEKLLHLAKLMPTQWRTIAPLVGRTATQCLERYQKLLDDAEKAENEELGMGDGDDEASKPAFGLRTGEIDTQPESRPARPDPVDMDDDEKEMLSEARARLANTQGKKAKRKARERQLEEARRVAFLQKKRELKAAGINLRENKKKKGMDYNADIPFEKQPAPGFYDTGEERAKKYEPVLGSSLRSLEGKRKQELEEEEGKNKRQKGEKQTATEFVKAREAQIKKLKEQEQIVRRRQLNLPMPQVGERELEEIVKIGQAGEAARGLVSGDGGATDQLVGEYENLSQARMARTPRVDVEHDNIMQEARNLRQMTNVQTPLLGGENTPMISHDVGTGNESATPRHSGAVTVNPLATPRTVGGVMSTPRGPGSTPYRDNLTINNRGEWGETPADERRRLKDAKRALQAGFASLPRPENNFELEDPEDEEPEEDDVPMTEEDAADRDARLKEAREEEERLELQRRSQVVKKGLPRPANVDARAVLRQLNAEAADAEASVAAALRLINEEMAALMAHDAIAHPLPGTRTPGNVASNYDMPEDEFVTAAKLAIHAEVASALGLPGASEVQTAVVIGSAAEEDGAAFEASWAESSKGMAFLPGSGWVERSSLTPAEYAKVIAASRERMVTEGTRAAKAEKRLGKQFGGYGALNAKHRSAIASGIDDIHSAKRDLDTFSMLLGMEKAAAPGRIEKLRIEVDALERRERDLQARYADLNDRRLAALGAVDTLETEKQVLEAEAGLAAMEANGA
- a CDS encoding uncharacterized protein (Protein of unknown function (DUF1275)), which gives rise to MTSKSLLSDRGRTYDSTAPQAPSYAAIAASTATSTSTPANRDDSGGSGSVLPTHTGAKGSWLSTQLAGNIDPNKCDWISVYGCLLTGFTSAVSFTACYVWPGFQTGNLAQLAIAAARTFDPPATRTHGFQKSDQQALTALVMFWLGTSLGRIGAKVGNTRRAWLLSTSILQVFMAAIAALLSQFSGESAYAHDRAHPSWATPMGMGALAFLSASLGLQGIVGKRIGSAMNTTVVLTTTWVEIFNDPHLFAWRLVPSRDLRISGVCGVLFGAFSARALLGVIGQGGTIGLLCLLRLVQAVWWIFIPSPA
- the PCT1 gene encoding uncharacterized protein (choline-phosphate cytidylyltransferase), yielding MAAAPPRRYKPTRVPDGRRIPIDDGSSQDASEEDNDVSDVGSLISFTAPSLTPSASSSPRLGLPRQAPTLPLNAILRRTGDKRQQLSESEGVESPTYDGDIESSSTIGTPITSSYPHDTFRRPASPTPGSTTTSANHIGRAPTPRAMDNHAHEKDGRCHCNRAPKDVPVAESTALKNPYKHRVTPGMNAGPPRMYELPSELEEQDIRAFVQRAIDGRGEEDGVERWWRTSPPPTDRPVRIYADGVYDLFHFGHAMQLRQAKLSFPSVHLLAGVCSDALCAENKSPPAMTHAERVAGVRQCRWIDEVVPDAPWAPDQAWIDKHRIDYIAHDEIVYPSKDHDDVYAFIKGQGKFLPTRRTPAISTSDLLERIVRGYRESFFDTKLEKNGQIDLLACDVEWDSDFSSNRRQQRRLRAGLESADISQSNSAAPSAPNSGPGTPVKALTSLSVVENA